A single Comamonas sp. NLF-1-9 DNA region contains:
- a CDS encoding FAD-binding oxidoreductase yields MIEKIQSLLQWIFLRVENLFNRAFGDRINPYYHLGAITFFLFWVVAGSGLYLYVFFETGITDAYASVVNISEKQWWLGGILRSVHRYASDAMVLTMGLHMLRYFAFNRYRGFRWFSWITGIVLIVMVYASGINGYMLPWDKLAQYVTVTSFEWLDWLPIFDGALMRNFLYSDHVGGRLFTLLSFMHIGLPLIVLMIMWVHVQRVPKARTTPPRPIVWGLLASLLVLSVAVPVHSQGGISDLSQAVASIELDWFLLPLFPLISQWPMGWVWALLVGLGLLAALQPWLPLKLRRNPAKEVHQVVVHGQGVRAQFRVRPGETILDAGLGAGVGLDYECRNGACGRCICMVEQGTYEHRSYQLSALSDEQKARGMALMCCAIPREDMAIGVELLSTDPGHRVKEHSASVAKMARLSPDVMHVVLRLPVGEPALDFAAGQYINIVLANGERRAYSFANRPGVSNDIELHIRHMPNGRFTTQVFESMKEGDFLRFEGPLGSFTLRDGHGPILFVAGATGFAPIKSIVEDAFARGVQRSMRLYWGVRHPQDLYMLDLCEQWQREHDNFSVVPVVSEPAEGDGWQGRTGLVHEAMLADFPDLSGHEVYLCGSVRMVESAVPAFIDQGLSEGACFSDAFVPAAGAPVVTS; encoded by the coding sequence ATGATAGAAAAAATCCAGAGTCTGCTGCAGTGGATCTTCCTGCGCGTTGAAAACCTGTTCAACCGGGCGTTTGGCGACCGCATCAACCCCTACTACCACCTGGGCGCGATCACCTTCTTCCTGTTCTGGGTGGTCGCGGGCTCGGGCCTGTACCTGTACGTCTTCTTCGAGACCGGCATCACCGACGCCTATGCCTCGGTGGTGAACATCTCGGAAAAGCAATGGTGGCTGGGCGGCATCCTGCGCAGCGTGCACCGCTATGCATCGGACGCCATGGTGCTCACCATGGGCTTGCACATGCTGCGCTACTTCGCCTTCAACCGCTACCGGGGCTTTCGCTGGTTCTCGTGGATCACCGGCATCGTGCTCATCGTCATGGTTTATGCCTCGGGCATCAACGGCTACATGCTGCCCTGGGACAAGCTGGCGCAGTACGTCACGGTGACCAGCTTTGAATGGCTGGACTGGCTGCCCATCTTCGACGGCGCGCTGATGCGCAACTTCCTCTATTCCGACCACGTCGGCGGGCGCCTGTTCACGCTGCTGTCTTTCATGCACATCGGCCTGCCGCTGATCGTGCTGATGATCATGTGGGTGCACGTGCAGCGCGTGCCCAAGGCGCGCACCACGCCGCCGCGGCCCATCGTCTGGGGTCTGCTTGCAAGCCTGCTGGTGCTGTCCGTGGCGGTGCCGGTGCACAGCCAGGGCGGCATCAGCGACTTGTCGCAGGCGGTGGCCAGCATCGAGCTGGATTGGTTCCTGCTGCCGCTCTTTCCCCTGATCTCCCAATGGCCCATGGGCTGGGTGTGGGCGCTGCTCGTGGGCCTGGGCCTGCTCGCCGCGCTGCAGCCCTGGCTGCCGCTCAAGCTGCGGCGCAACCCGGCCAAGGAGGTGCACCAGGTGGTGGTGCACGGCCAGGGCGTGCGCGCGCAGTTCCGGGTGCGCCCGGGCGAGACGATTCTGGACGCCGGCCTGGGCGCGGGCGTGGGCCTGGACTACGAATGCCGCAATGGCGCCTGCGGCCGCTGCATCTGCATGGTGGAGCAGGGCACCTACGAGCACCGCTCCTACCAGCTCAGCGCGCTCAGCGACGAGCAGAAGGCCCGCGGCATGGCCTTGATGTGTTGCGCCATACCGCGCGAGGACATGGCCATAGGCGTAGAGTTGCTCTCCACCGACCCCGGCCACCGCGTCAAGGAGCACAGCGCGAGCGTGGCGAAGATGGCGCGCCTGTCGCCCGACGTGATGCACGTGGTGCTGCGCCTGCCCGTGGGCGAGCCGGCGCTGGACTTTGCCGCCGGCCAGTACATCAACATCGTGCTGGCCAACGGCGAGCGCCGCGCCTACTCATTCGCCAACCGGCCGGGCGTGAGCAACGACATCGAGCTGCATATCCGTCACATGCCCAATGGCCGCTTCACCACCCAGGTGTTCGAGAGCATGAAAGAGGGCGACTTCCTGCGCTTCGAAGGGCCGCTGGGCAGCTTCACGCTGCGCGACGGCCACGGCCCCATCCTGTTCGTTGCCGGGGCCACGGGCTTTGCGCCGATCAAGAGCATCGTGGAAGACGCCTTCGCCCGCGGCGTACAGCGCAGCATGCGCCTGTATTGGGGCGTGCGCCATCCGCAGGACTTGTACATGCTCGACCTGTGCGAGCAGTGGCAGCGCGAGCACGACAACTTCAGCGTGGTGCCGGTGGTCTCCGAACCCGCCGAGGGCGATGGCTGGCAGGGCCGCACCGGCCTGGTGCACGAGGCCATGCTGGCCGACTTCCCCGACCTGAGCGGGCACGAGGTCTACCTCTGCGGCTCGGTGCGCATGGTCGAGAGCGCGGTGCCCGCCTTCATCGACCAGGGCTTGTCCGAGGG